One window of the Zea mays cultivar B73 chromosome 3, Zm-B73-REFERENCE-NAM-5.0, whole genome shotgun sequence genome contains the following:
- the LOC100286382 gene encoding harpin-induced protein, whose amino-acid sequence MGDRAYAPAAKPVPVRATNGAASNGGGPPPRPAPPSMLPGGRVPPPPMYRPKPAQARPPAPRRHLPRRSGRGWCCACCLWLALALAGLALLGGVAAGAFYVAYRPRPPRFAVTSLRLAALNVSDSDALTSRVDFTVTARNPNDNLAFRYGDIAASFASDGADLGHAVVPGFLHPPGNTTVVRAAAAADANTNTVDPVQAAALRSRRAHVVSAQMDARVAFQIGRFRSKSISVRVTCAGVSVGLAKPAPAPAPDAEPPVVVAAAPAPARGRARGHSPRSVVRTTTSSSSSSSSSSSGGGGGKMTPTDAKCKVRIKIWIWSF is encoded by the coding sequence ATGGGGGACCGGGCGTACGCGCCGGCCGCGAAGCCGGTTCCCGTACGGGCCACCAACGGCGCGGCGAGCAACGGCGGCGGGCCGCCGCCGCGGCCAGCGCCGCCGTCCATGCTGCCGGGCGGCCGCGTGCCCCCTCCGCCGATGTACCGGCCGAAACCCGCGCAGGCGCGGCCACCGGCGCCGCGGCGGCACCTTCCCCGGCGGAGCGGCCGCGGGTGGTGCTGCGCCTGCTGCCTGTGgctggcgctggcgctggcgGGCCTGGCGCTCCTGGGCGGCGTGGCGGCGGGGGCGTTCTACGTGGCGTACCGCCCGCGGCCGCCGCGCTTCGCGGTGACGTCGCTGCGCCTGGCCGCGCTGAACGTGTCCGACTCGGACGCGCTCACCTCCCGCGTCGACTTCACCGTCACGGCGCGCAACCCCAACGACAACCTCGCCTTCCGCTACGGCGACATCGCGGCGTCCTTCGCCTCGGACGGCGCCGACCTGGGCCACGCCGTCGTCCCGGGCTTCCTCCACCCGCCGGGCAACACCACGGTCGTCCGCGCCGCCGCGGCCGCCGACGCCAACACCAACACCGTCGACCCCGTCCAggcggcggcgctcagatccaggAGGGCCCACGTCGTGTCGGCGCAGATGGACGCCAGGGTCGCCTTCCAGATCGGCCGGTTCAGGTCCAAGAGCATCAGCGTCCGCGTCACCTGCGCGGGGGTCTCGGTTGGGCTCGCCAAGccagcgccggcgccggcgccggacgCGGAGCCCCCCGTGGTCGTCGctgcggccccggccccggcacgCGGCCGTGCGCGTGGCCACTCGCCGCGCTCGGTTGTACGGACGAcgacgtcgtcgtcatcgtcgtcgtcctcctcctccagcggcggcggcggcgggaagATGACGCCGACGGACGCCAAGTGTAAGGTCCGCATCAAGATCTGGATTTGGTCGTTTTGA